The following coding sequences are from one Nicotiana tomentosiformis chromosome 3, ASM39032v3, whole genome shotgun sequence window:
- the LOC104095646 gene encoding protein MICRORCHIDIA 7-like isoform X1 yields the protein MCTRGNPVSSSKILESPFPFTSLNSSLYTLLSSIFVFPFCFTLFSFCMANPNIVIKQEVVEGFMKKKPPAVSSPATQSVFIDLSSSDDSDSDSDGFVGSNRPKKKRKSVEDVNFPLPLGFLDPLPPPKEPPLPLPAPPLNGSNIKELGSSSESKQFWKAGDYEGASSSTSGISSGGIDHVRVHPKFLHSNATSHKWALGAFAELLDNALDEVINGATYANIDMVKNKKDGSRMLLIEDNGGGMDPDKMRHCMSLGYSVKSKVADTIGQYGNGFKTSTMRLGADVIVFSRSGGKPGKSPTQSIGLLSYTFLRSTGMEDIVVPMVSMYEKREGWDKIIRSSTSDWDKNLETIIEWSPFSSEADLRRQFNPMKGQGTRIIVYNLWEDDQGLLELDFDADPHDIQIRGVNRDEKSIQMAKQYPNSRHFLTYRHSLRSYASILYLRIPPAFRIILRGKDVEHHNIVNDMMMTQEITYRPMPGADGVPKDSNMVATVKIGFVKDAKAHIDVQGFNVYHKNRLIKPFWRLWHAPGSDGRGVIGVLEANFVEPAHDKQGFERTTVLSRLESRLVQMQKTYWSTLCHKIGYAPRRNKKAFEGETSPGYHSSASQSKHKSSGKLSEKSNGFGHLNGKHDSKARRSGNKPSSFEPSSTSAEDDSDENDLPNQPGGHQKYNNGKDGSQAMHSPPGFGQRDAEKVCSPGGSFKRVTRNSRKGDTDKNDDVLPDTLTESLEQLKEENRELKERLRKKEEEILGDLLRDLQHERERSKSLEAQLQEAKTKVEELNKEQESLIDIFTEERQRRDLEEENLRKKLKDASNTTQELHEKVRGLEKTRSAKGR from the exons ATGTGTACACGGGGAAACCCTGTCTCTTCATCTAAAATTCTTGAATCTCCCTTTCCTTTTACTTCGTTAAATTCTTCACTATATACTCTTTTAAGCtccatttttgtttttcctttctgCTTCACACTTTTCTCTTTTTGCATGGCGAATCCTAATATTGTAATTAAGCAAGAAGTTGTGGAAGGGTTTATGAAGAAGAAGCCGCCGGCGGTTTCTTCACCGGCGACTCAATCGGTGTTTATTGACCTAAGCAGTAGTGACGACTCTGACTCCGATTCGGACGGTTTTGTTGGCAGTAATAGgccgaagaagaaaaggaagagtgTGGAGGATGTGAATTTCCCTTTGCCGTTGGGATTTTTGGATCCTTTGCCTCCGCCTAAGGAACCCCCGTTGCCGTTACCGGCTCCGCCGCTTAATGGAAGCAATATTAAGGAGTTAGGTTCTTCTTCGGAGAGTAAGCAATTTTGGAAGGCTGGAGATTATGAAGGGGCTTCTTCTTCTACATCCGGAATATCTTCAG GTGGTATAGATCACGTCAGAGTTCATCCCAAATTCCTACACTCCAACGCCACCAGTCATAAGTGGGCACTTGGAG CTTTTGCAGAGCTTTTGGATAATGCATTGGACGAG GTCATTAATGGAGCAACATATGCGAACATTGATATGGTCAAAAACAAAAAAGATGGAAGCAGAATGCTTCTGATTGAAG ATAATGGTGGTGGAATGGATCCTGATAAAATGAGGCATTGCATGTCACTGGGATATTCTGTGAAAAGTAAAGTGGCAGATACTATTGGACAGT ATGGAAATGGATTCAAGACAAGTACCATGAGGCTTGGAGCTGATGTGATTGTCTTCTCTCGTTCTGGTGGAAAACCAGGGAAAAG CCCCACACAGAGCATTGGATTGTTGTCCTACACTTTTCTGCGAAGCACTGGAATGGAAGACATCGTTGTTCCCATGGTAAGCATG TACGAGAAAAGAGAAGGGTGGGACAAGATAATACGATCATCTACTAGCGACTGGGATAAGAATCTCGAAACCATAATTGAGTGGTCCCCTTTTTCAAGTGAAGCCGATCTTCGTAGACAG TTTAATCCGATGAAAGGTCAGGGCACTCGGATTATAGTATACAATTTGTGGGAGGATGATCAAGGACTATTGGAGCTAGATTTTGATGCCGATCCACAT GATATTCAAATTAGAGGGGTCAACCGTGATGAGAAGAGCATACAGATGGCTAAACAGTATCCAAACTCCAGGCATTTCTTGACGTATAGGCATTCGCTAAGG AGCTATGCGTCAATTCTATACCTAAGAATTCCTCCTGCATTTCGAATTATTCTGCGCGGTAAAGATGTTGAGCACCATAACATAGTAAATGATATGATGATGACCCAAGAGATCACATATCGCCCTATGCCTGGTGCAGATGGAGTACCCAAGGATTCCAAC ATGGTGGCTACTGTGAAAATTGGGTTTGTAAAGGATGCAAAAGCTCATATTGATGTTCAAGGGTTTAATGTCTATCACAAAAATCGACTTATTAAG CCATTTTGGAGGCTTTGGCATGCTCCTGGAAGTGACGGTCGTGGCGTTATAG GTGTCTTAGAAGCCAATTTTGTTGAACCAGCTCATGACAAGCAAGGGTTTGAGCGTACAACAGTTCTTTCAAGACTTGAATCTCGATTAGTGCAGATGCAAAAAACTTACTG GTCAACTTTATGTCACAAAATTGGCTATGCTCCTAGGCGGAATAAGAAAGCTTTTGAAGGAG AGACTTCTCCTGGCTATCATTCTTCAGCATCTCAATCGAAACATAAAAGTTCAGGAAAGTTATCTGAGAAGAGTAATGGCTTTGGACATCTAAATGGCAAGCATGATAGCAAAGCCAGAAGATCTGGAAATAAACCAAGTTCTTTTGAGCCATCCTCAACTTCTGCTGAAGATGACAGCGATGAAAATGACCTTCCAAATCAACCAGGTGGACATCAGAAGTATAATAATGGAAAAGATGGCTCTCAGGCTATGCATTCACCGCCAGGCTTTGGACAAAGAGATGCTGAGAAAGTATGTTCACCTGGTGGAAGCTTCAAGCGAGTTACTAGAAATTCAAGAAAG GGAGACACTGATAAGAATGACGACGTGCTGCCAGATACTCTCACGGAGTCGCTAGAGCAGTTAAAAGAAGAGAATCGTGAGCTTAAAGAAAG GCTGCGAAagaaagaggaagagattttAGGTGATCTGTTGCGTGATTTGCAGCATGAAAGAGAGAGATCCAAATCACTTGAAGCTCAG CTGCAGGAGGCAAAAACAAAAGTAGAGGAACTTAACAAGGAACAGGAAAGTTTGATTGACATATTCACGGAGGAGAGACAACGCCGCGACCTAGAGGAGGAGAACTTGAGAAAGAAGTTGAAG GATGCATCAAATACTACGCAAGAGCTTCATGAGAAGGTGCGGGGTTTGGAGAAGACGAGGTCTGCCAAAGGTAGGTAG
- the LOC104095646 gene encoding protein MICRORCHIDIA 7-like isoform X2, which translates to MCTRGNPVSSSKILESPFPFTSLNSSLYTLLSSIFVFPFCFTLFSFCMANPNIVIKQEVVEGFMKKKPPAVSSPATQSVFIDLSSSDDSDSDSDGFVGSNRPKKKRKSVEDVNFPLPLGFLDPLPPPKEPPLPLPAPPLNGSNIKELGSSSESKQFWKAGDYEGASSSTSGISSGGIDHVRVHPKFLHSNATSHKWALGAFAELLDNALDEVINGATYANIDMVKNKKDGSRMLLIEDNGGGMDPDKMRHCMSLGYSVKSKVADTIGQYGNGFKTSTMRLGADVIVFSRSGGKPGKSPTQSIGLLSYTFLRSTGMEDIVVPMLDYEKREGWDKIIRSSTSDWDKNLETIIEWSPFSSEADLRRQFNPMKGQGTRIIVYNLWEDDQGLLELDFDADPHDIQIRGVNRDEKSIQMAKQYPNSRHFLTYRHSLRSYASILYLRIPPAFRIILRGKDVEHHNIVNDMMMTQEITYRPMPGADGVPKDSNMVATVKIGFVKDAKAHIDVQGFNVYHKNRLIKPFWRLWHAPGSDGRGVIGVLEANFVEPAHDKQGFERTTVLSRLESRLVQMQKTYWSTLCHKIGYAPRRNKKAFEGETSPGYHSSASQSKHKSSGKLSEKSNGFGHLNGKHDSKARRSGNKPSSFEPSSTSAEDDSDENDLPNQPGGHQKYNNGKDGSQAMHSPPGFGQRDAEKVCSPGGSFKRVTRNSRKGDTDKNDDVLPDTLTESLEQLKEENRELKERLRKKEEEILGDLLRDLQHERERSKSLEAQLQEAKTKVEELNKEQESLIDIFTEERQRRDLEEENLRKKLKDASNTTQELHEKVRGLEKTRSAKGR; encoded by the exons ATGTGTACACGGGGAAACCCTGTCTCTTCATCTAAAATTCTTGAATCTCCCTTTCCTTTTACTTCGTTAAATTCTTCACTATATACTCTTTTAAGCtccatttttgtttttcctttctgCTTCACACTTTTCTCTTTTTGCATGGCGAATCCTAATATTGTAATTAAGCAAGAAGTTGTGGAAGGGTTTATGAAGAAGAAGCCGCCGGCGGTTTCTTCACCGGCGACTCAATCGGTGTTTATTGACCTAAGCAGTAGTGACGACTCTGACTCCGATTCGGACGGTTTTGTTGGCAGTAATAGgccgaagaagaaaaggaagagtgTGGAGGATGTGAATTTCCCTTTGCCGTTGGGATTTTTGGATCCTTTGCCTCCGCCTAAGGAACCCCCGTTGCCGTTACCGGCTCCGCCGCTTAATGGAAGCAATATTAAGGAGTTAGGTTCTTCTTCGGAGAGTAAGCAATTTTGGAAGGCTGGAGATTATGAAGGGGCTTCTTCTTCTACATCCGGAATATCTTCAG GTGGTATAGATCACGTCAGAGTTCATCCCAAATTCCTACACTCCAACGCCACCAGTCATAAGTGGGCACTTGGAG CTTTTGCAGAGCTTTTGGATAATGCATTGGACGAG GTCATTAATGGAGCAACATATGCGAACATTGATATGGTCAAAAACAAAAAAGATGGAAGCAGAATGCTTCTGATTGAAG ATAATGGTGGTGGAATGGATCCTGATAAAATGAGGCATTGCATGTCACTGGGATATTCTGTGAAAAGTAAAGTGGCAGATACTATTGGACAGT ATGGAAATGGATTCAAGACAAGTACCATGAGGCTTGGAGCTGATGTGATTGTCTTCTCTCGTTCTGGTGGAAAACCAGGGAAAAG CCCCACACAGAGCATTGGATTGTTGTCCTACACTTTTCTGCGAAGCACTGGAATGGAAGACATCGTTGTTCCCATG CTTGACTACGAGAAAAGAGAAGGGTGGGACAAGATAATACGATCATCTACTAGCGACTGGGATAAGAATCTCGAAACCATAATTGAGTGGTCCCCTTTTTCAAGTGAAGCCGATCTTCGTAGACAG TTTAATCCGATGAAAGGTCAGGGCACTCGGATTATAGTATACAATTTGTGGGAGGATGATCAAGGACTATTGGAGCTAGATTTTGATGCCGATCCACAT GATATTCAAATTAGAGGGGTCAACCGTGATGAGAAGAGCATACAGATGGCTAAACAGTATCCAAACTCCAGGCATTTCTTGACGTATAGGCATTCGCTAAGG AGCTATGCGTCAATTCTATACCTAAGAATTCCTCCTGCATTTCGAATTATTCTGCGCGGTAAAGATGTTGAGCACCATAACATAGTAAATGATATGATGATGACCCAAGAGATCACATATCGCCCTATGCCTGGTGCAGATGGAGTACCCAAGGATTCCAAC ATGGTGGCTACTGTGAAAATTGGGTTTGTAAAGGATGCAAAAGCTCATATTGATGTTCAAGGGTTTAATGTCTATCACAAAAATCGACTTATTAAG CCATTTTGGAGGCTTTGGCATGCTCCTGGAAGTGACGGTCGTGGCGTTATAG GTGTCTTAGAAGCCAATTTTGTTGAACCAGCTCATGACAAGCAAGGGTTTGAGCGTACAACAGTTCTTTCAAGACTTGAATCTCGATTAGTGCAGATGCAAAAAACTTACTG GTCAACTTTATGTCACAAAATTGGCTATGCTCCTAGGCGGAATAAGAAAGCTTTTGAAGGAG AGACTTCTCCTGGCTATCATTCTTCAGCATCTCAATCGAAACATAAAAGTTCAGGAAAGTTATCTGAGAAGAGTAATGGCTTTGGACATCTAAATGGCAAGCATGATAGCAAAGCCAGAAGATCTGGAAATAAACCAAGTTCTTTTGAGCCATCCTCAACTTCTGCTGAAGATGACAGCGATGAAAATGACCTTCCAAATCAACCAGGTGGACATCAGAAGTATAATAATGGAAAAGATGGCTCTCAGGCTATGCATTCACCGCCAGGCTTTGGACAAAGAGATGCTGAGAAAGTATGTTCACCTGGTGGAAGCTTCAAGCGAGTTACTAGAAATTCAAGAAAG GGAGACACTGATAAGAATGACGACGTGCTGCCAGATACTCTCACGGAGTCGCTAGAGCAGTTAAAAGAAGAGAATCGTGAGCTTAAAGAAAG GCTGCGAAagaaagaggaagagattttAGGTGATCTGTTGCGTGATTTGCAGCATGAAAGAGAGAGATCCAAATCACTTGAAGCTCAG CTGCAGGAGGCAAAAACAAAAGTAGAGGAACTTAACAAGGAACAGGAAAGTTTGATTGACATATTCACGGAGGAGAGACAACGCCGCGACCTAGAGGAGGAGAACTTGAGAAAGAAGTTGAAG GATGCATCAAATACTACGCAAGAGCTTCATGAGAAGGTGCGGGGTTTGGAGAAGACGAGGTCTGCCAAAGGTAGGTAG